The following coding sequences are from one Gemmatimonadota bacterium window:
- a CDS encoding CYTH domain-containing protein encodes MRKIPDLTVCTGVKISQGYISVGENGPEVRLRRKSERFYQTVKIGKGVQRTEVEVELSQAQFDNLWPLTAGRRVEKVRYEIPEGVWTIELDVYRGHLKGLVVAEVEFDTIDESSRFVPPPWFGREVTDDSHYKNAYLALMGISNDHAL; translated from the coding sequence GTGCGAAAGATACCAGATCTAACGGTCTGTACAGGAGTAAAAATCTCACAGGGCTATATTTCAGTAGGCGAGAATGGTCCAGAGGTCCGCTTGCGTCGCAAGAGCGAGCGATTTTATCAGACTGTGAAAATTGGCAAGGGTGTGCAACGGACGGAGGTTGAGGTGGAATTGAGCCAGGCGCAATTTGATAATCTCTGGCCTTTGACCGCGGGCAGGCGGGTCGAAAAAGTGCGTTATGAGATACCCGAAGGCGTTTGGACGATTGAATTAGATGTGTACCGCGGTCACCTGAAGGGCCTGGTAGTGGCCGAAGTCGAGTTTGATACCATAGACGAAAGTTCGCGCTTTGTCCCGCCCCCCTGGTTCGGACGAGAAGTGACCGATGATAGTCATTATAAAAATGCCTATCTGGCATTGATGGGAATTTCAAATGATCACGCGCTGTGA
- a CDS encoding four-carbon acid sugar kinase family protein, which produces MLELGVIADDLTGGMMVASLLEREGVHCPLVTSGDALNTLDDDAQAVVVGRKLLIQPPDDARADAKRTAEALLAKGTKQIYYKYSALFSSTARGNIGPVAETLMDLTRADHVFFCPIWKNTTIYQGRLFLGSIMLHESPRRNDPVTPMTNSNLVEVLQKQSQVKVGLLPYQIVASGTDACENYISEQKALGVKFFIFDVIDESNLEQLATLSRDLPLSTGADLLPVMLARNWQRDKKSQPKTLLPPAPGYEAVISGSCTGKSVRQLAHFEQTHPVFRIDLLEAAQDANMVDRIVEWAKDRLEKGPVGVGTSTDPEGVKRAQAELGREGAATLADKLLSGVAQHFYQHGVRKFVVMGGETSGAVMASLGIKQVSVATFDVLNGGYCHSAGSDPLSLVLKAGGVGEDNFIHTALEQMREADKNQ; this is translated from the coding sequence ATGCTTGAACTTGGTGTGATCGCAGATGATCTCACAGGTGGGATGATGGTCGCGAGTTTGCTCGAAAGAGAAGGCGTGCATTGTCCACTGGTAACATCTGGTGATGCACTCAATACACTCGACGACGATGCACAAGCTGTGGTCGTTGGACGAAAACTCCTGATCCAACCCCCTGACGATGCCCGGGCCGATGCAAAACGCACGGCTGAAGCTCTGCTCGCCAAAGGTACGAAACAGATATACTACAAATACAGTGCGCTCTTTTCATCTACAGCACGTGGCAATATCGGGCCTGTGGCAGAAACGTTGATGGACTTGACCCGGGCCGACCACGTATTTTTTTGTCCCATCTGGAAAAACACAACAATCTATCAGGGGCGGTTGTTTCTCGGGTCAATCATGCTACACGAATCACCGAGACGCAATGATCCTGTAACACCGATGACCAATTCCAATCTTGTTGAAGTACTACAAAAACAAAGTCAGGTCAAGGTTGGTCTTTTGCCATATCAAATTGTGGCGTCAGGAACAGACGCTTGCGAGAACTACATTTCAGAGCAGAAGGCCCTGGGCGTAAAGTTTTTTATTTTCGACGTGATTGATGAGTCGAATCTCGAGCAATTGGCAACACTGTCCAGGGATTTGCCGTTGAGCACTGGCGCAGATCTACTCCCTGTGATGCTTGCGCGCAACTGGCAGAGGGACAAAAAGAGCCAACCGAAAACATTACTGCCGCCTGCACCTGGTTATGAAGCCGTTATTTCTGGGAGTTGCACGGGAAAATCAGTCCGGCAACTTGCGCATTTCGAGCAAACGCATCCGGTGTTTCGCATTGACCTTTTAGAAGCAGCTCAAGACGCCAACATGGTTGACCGCATTGTCGAATGGGCAAAAGACCGATTGGAAAAAGGGCCTGTAGGTGTGGGTACCTCAACGGATCCTGAAGGCGTAAAAAGAGCCCAGGCGGAACTCGGGCGCGAAGGCGCTGCAACACTTGCCGATAAGCTTCTGTCCGGTGTTGCCCAGCATTTCTATCAGCACGGTGTACGTAAATTTGTTGTGATGGGGGGAGAAACATCAGGGGCCGTCATGGCATCTTTAGGTATAAAGCAAGTTTCGGTGGCGACATTCGACGTTCTCAACGGTGGTTATTGTCATAGTGCAGGGAGCGATCCATTGTCGTTGGTACTGAAAGCGGGCGGTGTTGGTGAAGACAATTTTATTCATACCGCCCTGGAGCAGATGCGTGAAGCAGACAAAAACCAATAA
- a CDS encoding phytanoyl-CoA dioxygenase family protein produces MSIKQLRENGLTGPFELADKSLVDAVCEVGIELQALQRQENIVRQLAGQEPQFRTKIDRHMEFKVMRDLCLDDNVKSVVSEHFGNDLFIWGSVFQLKSEGVSENIWHHDRAYENGRDQVNLYDTSNHFSILFALTDIGYGAGRIEYVKGSHQPIDGWNRDMRFVKEVPELVHDRIGTLTMERGQFTVFHSQIMHRSLPFEYGEPRISLAVRLARKGTQIPDYYPQNPNPAAETQGIARFNPSATFDFN; encoded by the coding sequence ATGTCAATCAAGCAATTACGAGAAAATGGCCTAACCGGTCCTTTTGAGTTGGCAGACAAATCCCTCGTCGATGCCGTATGTGAGGTCGGGATAGAACTACAAGCGCTACAACGCCAAGAAAATATCGTGCGCCAGTTGGCAGGACAAGAACCCCAATTTAGAACGAAGATCGATAGACACATGGAATTCAAGGTGATGAGAGACCTCTGTCTCGATGACAATGTGAAGTCCGTGGTGTCCGAACATTTCGGCAATGATCTTTTTATCTGGGGTAGCGTTTTTCAATTGAAATCTGAAGGCGTGTCAGAAAATATATGGCACCACGATCGCGCATACGAAAACGGTCGCGATCAAGTCAATCTCTATGACACCAGCAATCACTTCTCTATTCTATTCGCGCTGACCGACATTGGGTACGGTGCTGGCCGCATTGAATATGTGAAGGGATCTCATCAGCCCATTGATGGATGGAACAGAGATATGCGATTTGTAAAAGAAGTGCCAGAACTCGTCCATGATAGGATCGGCACACTCACAATGGAAAGAGGCCAGTTCACGGTGTTTCATTCTCAAATCATGCATCGCAGCCTGCCTTTTGAGTATGGCGAGCCAAGAATCTCATTGGCCGTCAGACTCGCGAGGAAGGGCACACAAATCCCCGATTATTATCCACAAAATCCAAATCCAGCCGCAGAAACACAGGGAATCGCCCGTTTCAATCCGTCGGCGACATTTGATTTTAATTAG
- a CDS encoding tetratricopeptide repeat protein: protein MYRSLLVWMLFCLAMGSAWANDQKIIEKAQAAYRTGDYTSAFETLSQLPRLLGVVPLFDRPQHSRRAEIFFDLGRIHMASGDTTRARLALAEAFRLDPETNRGIMDIAPDQALADTRTLLLGMRRKTVRQTLGKTTFLGAASRSLILPGWGQLYRGHKKRGYVFMGTSAVLAAAWLVTDISYRSAYSTYRGTRLTDLQLGQPISGTDSDAFTRNFERVESRAGRANLVLGLLAAVWLSSVLDHLVIGPAQVSLSVPIK, encoded by the coding sequence ATGTACCGTAGTTTATTGGTCTGGATGTTGTTTTGTCTGGCGATGGGTTCGGCATGGGCGAATGACCAGAAAATTATTGAAAAAGCGCAGGCCGCCTATCGCACAGGTGATTACACCAGCGCATTTGAGACGCTCTCACAGCTTCCGCGCTTATTGGGCGTGGTGCCTTTGTTCGATAGACCGCAGCATAGTCGAAGAGCCGAGATCTTTTTTGATCTGGGGCGCATTCACATGGCTTCTGGCGATACGACTCGCGCGCGTCTGGCACTTGCCGAGGCATTTCGCCTGGATCCAGAGACCAACAGGGGGATTATGGACATCGCTCCCGATCAGGCACTTGCAGATACGCGGACGTTGCTTTTGGGCATGCGCCGCAAAACAGTACGCCAAACCCTTGGAAAAACCACCTTTTTGGGTGCTGCGAGTCGTTCGCTTATTTTGCCAGGGTGGGGGCAATTGTACCGCGGACACAAAAAACGGGGGTATGTCTTTATGGGGACTTCGGCAGTGCTCGCTGCGGCCTGGCTTGTGACCGATATATCCTATCGCAGTGCATATAGCACCTATCGCGGTACGCGTCTGACTGATTTGCAACTGGGTCAACCCATATCAGGTACGGATTCCGATGCGTTTACGCGCAATTTTGAACGCGTGGAATCTCGTGCTGGGAGGGCCAATCTCGTGCTGGGCCTGCTCGCGGCGGTCTGGTTATCCAGTGTATTGGATCATCTGGTGATTGGACCAGCTCAAGTCTCATTATCGGTGCCCATCAAGTGA
- a CDS encoding SDR family NAD(P)-dependent oxidoreductase produces MSLDGKKALVTGGRRNIGRGIALALAQAGCDVGINDLERDADADRTLELIRDQGREADFFQADISDRAQVEAMFTAFIARFNRLDILVNNPYAGSGATFLEITEENWDLTLDVCLKGFFLCSQQAARIMVQQGEGGCIVSTSSVHAYRAWPEDTAYGVAKAGVLRLTESMAVDLGPHNIRCNAVMPGYMDLTHIFGTQAPSVGSVSDELKTNIPLERRGTPEDIGRAVAFLCSPAAGNITGASLPVDGGLLTTGV; encoded by the coding sequence ATGTCACTCGATGGAAAAAAGGCTCTCGTCACTGGTGGACGCCGCAATATCGGTCGCGGCATTGCCCTTGCTCTAGCTCAGGCAGGCTGTGATGTGGGCATCAACGACCTGGAACGAGATGCCGATGCCGACAGGACCCTGGAATTGATCCGGGATCAGGGGCGAGAAGCCGACTTCTTTCAGGCTGATATATCCGACCGGGCACAGGTAGAAGCAATGTTCACCGCCTTCATCGCCCGTTTTAACCGCCTCGATATCCTGGTCAACAACCCCTATGCCGGAAGCGGAGCTACCTTCCTCGAAATCACCGAAGAAAACTGGGATTTGACTCTGGACGTATGTCTCAAAGGCTTTTTTCTTTGCAGTCAGCAGGCCGCCCGCATCATGGTACAACAGGGCGAGGGAGGCTGCATTGTCAGTACTTCTTCAGTCCATGCCTATCGCGCCTGGCCCGAAGATACGGCATACGGCGTGGCCAAAGCCGGTGTGCTGCGTCTCACCGAGAGCATGGCCGTGGACTTAGGTCCCCACAATATCCGCTGCAACGCCGTGATGCCGGGGTATATGGACCTGACCCATATTTTTGGCACTCAGGCTCCGTCTGTGGGCAGTGTGTCCGATGAACTCAAAACCAATATCCCCCTGGAGCGCCGCGGCACCCCCGAGGATATCGGACGGGCCGTCGCCTTTCTCTGCTCGCCGGCGGCAGGCAATATTACCGGTGCCTCCCTACCCGTGGATGGCGGTCTCTTGACCACGGGCGTCTAA
- a CDS encoding thiamine pyrophosphate-binding protein has translation MPQMTGARFLAETVHGHGIDTVFFMPYIAPRALMEMENLGMKRVQTHGEKAAAYMADAYARVRRGPGLCMAQSVGAVNLAAGLQDAYLACSPVIAITGKESHVNQLRHAYQEVDHRNPFGAVTKYTADVHAVDLLPVYLRQAFRSATTGTPGPVHLDLQGLAGQVVVEAEADFEVVIESAFSQIPPFRPTAEPELITEALSLLSQAKKPIIMAGGGVTTSDASAELIALAEKLSIPVATSLNAKAMFPADHELAIGTPGSYSRACANQAMFETDLVFFIGSHTGGQVTNGYKVPPQGTPIIQLDINAEELGRNYPLTLGLQGDVRNTLRLMIDQASKAEPRTQWIARIHELVNAWKEDMAKHVNSDTEPMRPERLCKELSDFLPSDAILVSDTGHSGIWTGTMLDFKYPTQSYIRCSGSLGWGFPAALGAKCAAPDRPVICFTGDGGIWYHMTELDTAMKSEINTVTVINNNHSLNQEQGGVEHTYGGRTKGSDELWLFPDADFAKMAEAMGCFGITVNKISELQSALEQALNAGKPAVVDVKTHLEGIAAKAWMPA, from the coding sequence ATGCCCCAAATGACAGGTGCACGATTTCTCGCAGAAACCGTGCATGGCCACGGAATAGACACCGTCTTTTTTATGCCCTACATCGCGCCCCGAGCATTGATGGAAATGGAAAATCTCGGCATGAAACGCGTGCAAACCCACGGAGAAAAAGCCGCCGCGTACATGGCCGATGCGTATGCGCGCGTCAGACGCGGTCCGGGTCTTTGTATGGCCCAATCCGTTGGTGCCGTTAACCTCGCTGCCGGTCTTCAAGACGCCTATCTTGCCTGCTCGCCTGTTATCGCAATCACAGGCAAAGAAAGCCATGTCAATCAGCTCCGCCATGCCTATCAGGAAGTCGATCACCGAAACCCGTTTGGTGCAGTTACAAAATACACCGCTGATGTCCACGCCGTCGATCTGTTGCCCGTGTATTTGCGGCAGGCTTTTCGATCAGCCACCACAGGCACCCCCGGTCCCGTACATCTCGATCTACAAGGTCTTGCCGGTCAAGTCGTCGTTGAAGCCGAAGCCGATTTTGAAGTCGTCATCGAATCTGCCTTTTCCCAGATTCCGCCTTTTCGCCCGACGGCCGAACCCGAATTGATCACCGAAGCCCTCAGCCTTCTTTCTCAAGCCAAAAAGCCGATCATCATGGCCGGTGGCGGTGTGACCACATCCGATGCCAGCGCCGAACTCATCGCCCTTGCCGAGAAGCTTTCTATCCCCGTTGCCACATCCCTCAATGCCAAAGCCATGTTTCCCGCCGATCACGAACTCGCTATCGGCACACCCGGTTCATACTCACGCGCCTGTGCCAATCAGGCCATGTTTGAAACCGATCTTGTTTTCTTCATCGGCAGTCATACGGGCGGGCAGGTTACCAATGGGTATAAAGTGCCGCCACAAGGCACGCCCATCATTCAACTCGACATCAATGCCGAAGAATTGGGTCGCAACTATCCCCTCACCCTCGGCCTTCAAGGCGACGTGCGAAACACATTGCGCCTCATGATTGATCAGGCCAGCAAAGCAGAGCCCCGCACCCAATGGATCGCCCGCATCCACGAACTCGTCAACGCATGGAAAGAAGACATGGCCAAACATGTCAACTCCGACACCGAACCCATGCGTCCCGAACGCCTCTGCAAAGAACTGTCTGACTTTCTTCCTTCCGATGCCATACTCGTCTCCGACACAGGGCACTCCGGCATCTGGACCGGCACCATGCTCGACTTCAAATATCCCACACAATCTTATATCCGCTGTTCTGGTTCACTCGGCTGGGGTTTCCCCGCAGCCCTCGGTGCCAAATGCGCCGCACCAGACCGTCCCGTCATTTGCTTCACTGGCGATGGGGGCATCTGGTATCACATGACCGAACTCGACACCGCCATGAAATCCGAAATCAACACCGTCACCGTCATCAACAACAACCATTCGCTGAACCAGGAACAAGGTGGTGTAGAACATACCTATGGCGGTCGTACCAAAGGCTCTGATGAACTCTGGCTCTTCCCAGACGCAGACTTTGCCAAGATGGCTGAAGCCATGGGATGCTTTGGCATCACCGTCAACAAAATCAGCGAGTTGCAAAGTGCTCTTGAGCAAGCCCTCAACGCAGGCAAACCCGCTGTCGTCGATGTCAAAACCCATCTCGAAGGCATTGCTGCAAAAGCCTGGATGCCAGCCTAA
- a CDS encoding AAA family ATPase — translation MSIFALYSMKGGVGKTAAAVNLAYEAVRSGASALLCDLDPQGAAAFYFRIRAKKKFGRKRFLKGGKHLENNIRGTDFEGLDLLPSAMSFRNMDLGLDDRAKNKSHLKRLLTPMRKEYDYIFLDCPPNLTLLAEHVFRAADYVIVPCIPTTLSMLTHQKLMDFFKKNKLKRGKLVSFFSMVEQYKTMHREMIAQVGEREGKFLSAQIPYTTDVERMGWARQPVACFRPRSKGTLAYRELWTELQMLG, via the coding sequence GTGAGTATCTTTGCCCTGTACAGCATGAAAGGTGGCGTAGGGAAGACCGCCGCAGCCGTAAATCTGGCTTATGAAGCGGTTCGCTCTGGTGCGAGTGCATTGCTGTGCGATTTAGACCCACAGGGGGCTGCGGCTTTTTATTTTCGCATTCGCGCAAAAAAAAAGTTTGGACGCAAGCGTTTCTTGAAGGGCGGCAAGCATTTAGAGAATAATATTCGGGGAACGGACTTTGAAGGTCTGGACTTATTGCCTTCGGCCATGTCTTTTCGCAATATGGATTTGGGGTTGGATGATCGGGCGAAAAACAAAAGCCATTTGAAACGTCTGTTGACGCCGATGAGGAAAGAGTACGATTATATTTTTTTGGATTGCCCACCCAATCTGACGCTCCTTGCTGAACATGTTTTCAGAGCGGCCGATTATGTGATTGTTCCGTGTATTCCGACAACTCTGTCGATGTTGACACATCAAAAATTGATGGACTTTTTTAAAAAAAATAAATTAAAACGCGGAAAATTGGTGTCGTTTTTTTCAATGGTTGAACAGTACAAGACAATGCACAGGGAAATGATCGCACAGGTGGGCGAGCGCGAGGGGAAATTTCTGAGCGCGCAAATTCCGTACACGACGGATGTAGAGAGAATGGGATGGGCGAGACAACCGGTAGCCTGCTTCAGGCCGCGGTCAAAGGGAACTCTGGCATATCGGGAATTGTGGACAGAATTGCAAATGCTTGGATGA
- a CDS encoding NIPSNAP family protein, producing the protein MIYTIRTFHVHRKDYAEFVRFSEEQIWPAIEEKGARALGLWVVAIGGPERIFLMTRYDSHGHWEETRNWDNLANEGSGRAALVHETECISLLPLTQRQPDSDAPEKEPGIYTLRSFKVAPTDVSRFADLSENQWWPWVTRGEGVRPIGQWITKSAPEDRIYMMTRYDSLYHWEGHHRNVGTIAQPDDPEMGKVWEIGQKAIQDRKKITIDTNVKVLRPITSRRP; encoded by the coding sequence ATGATCTATACCATCCGCACATTTCACGTTCACCGCAAAGACTACGCCGAATTTGTTCGCTTTAGCGAAGAACAGATCTGGCCAGCCATCGAAGAAAAAGGAGCGCGTGCACTCGGCCTCTGGGTCGTTGCCATAGGTGGCCCCGAACGCATCTTTCTCATGACGCGATACGACAGCCATGGTCATTGGGAAGAAACCCGAAACTGGGACAATCTCGCCAATGAAGGCAGTGGACGTGCCGCACTCGTACACGAAACCGAATGTATTTCCCTCTTGCCCCTCACGCAAAGACAGCCCGATAGCGACGCCCCCGAAAAAGAGCCTGGCATTTATACGCTGCGCTCATTCAAAGTCGCGCCCACCGACGTTTCGCGTTTTGCCGACTTATCAGAAAATCAGTGGTGGCCCTGGGTCACCCGGGGCGAAGGTGTGCGCCCCATTGGCCAATGGATAACCAAATCAGCACCCGAAGACCGCATCTACATGATGACGCGATACGACAGCCTGTATCATTGGGAAGGCCATCACAGAAATGTTGGCACCATCGCACAACCCGATGATCCAGAAATGGGCAAAGTCTGGGAAATCGGCCAAAAAGCCATTCAAGATCGCAAAAAAATCACCATCGATACCAACGTCAAAGTTCTGCGTCCCATCACCAGCAGAAGACCATAA
- a CDS encoding energy transducer TonB: MNKKSDSWITHEILRTKNPACDLKRTYKHVFRISMGIAFILHVGIGLMFPTFTAGTRKIERRTIIIESVDIPETRQIHRAPPPPRPSIPIATESEDIPDDVTIETTDLDFDKVDLHVPPPPSEAAVIEEPEEEILEYFMVEEKPVLIHRVAPVYPPVALKAGIEGTVHLKILVDKAGVVEQAVAVKGKEIFYKAALQSVNQYRFKPARQNDRPVKVYLVIPIRFRITR, translated from the coding sequence ATGAACAAAAAATCAGATTCGTGGATTACGCATGAGATTCTGCGTACTAAAAATCCAGCCTGTGATCTCAAACGTACATACAAGCACGTATTTCGCATCAGCATGGGGATTGCATTCATCTTGCATGTGGGCATAGGGCTTATGTTTCCCACATTCACAGCCGGTACGCGCAAAATAGAGCGACGCACCATCATCATCGAGTCTGTCGATATACCGGAAACCCGTCAGATTCATCGCGCGCCGCCACCGCCAAGGCCGTCTATACCCATTGCAACCGAGAGCGAGGATATTCCCGACGACGTCACAATTGAAACTACCGACCTCGATTTCGATAAGGTCGATCTCCATGTGCCTCCCCCTCCCTCCGAGGCTGCGGTAATAGAGGAACCGGAAGAAGAGATACTCGAATATTTCATGGTTGAAGAAAAACCCGTGCTCATCCATCGCGTAGCACCAGTATATCCCCCAGTCGCCCTCAAGGCGGGTATTGAAGGCACCGTTCACTTGAAAATACTGGTTGACAAAGCCGGAGTAGTCGAACAGGCCGTTGCTGTCAAAGGCAAAGAAATTTTTTACAAAGCGGCCCTTCAGTCCGTTAATCAATACCGTTTTAAGCCAGCCCGTCAAAATGATAGACCTGTTAAAGTCTATCTCGTCATACCCATACGTTTCCGAATTACTCGATAA
- a CDS encoding class II aldolase/adducin family protein, protein MEDDPVYEMALREQLVFYYKKVGELGLNEMSSGNLSVRFGDKMLISPNRATADNITIETIVKATFDGEYAGDRKPSSESPMHGAIYKKHPEAGAVVHTHSDYCVAVSCHVMTLPGFHYLMGVFGGNDVPCVPYSTFGSQSLAEDASEALYDRTACLLGNHGMVCHGPTLKRAVNQAHRLEIMCRQYVLSRQLGEPKYLTDDDWYAFHNRGVENQYGKNG, encoded by the coding sequence ATGGAAGATGATCCCGTTTATGAAATGGCCTTACGCGAGCAATTGGTTTTTTATTATAAAAAAGTTGGAGAGCTTGGCTTAAACGAAATGTCCTCTGGCAATCTGAGCGTCCGATTTGGCGACAAAATGCTCATCTCTCCCAACCGTGCAACCGCAGATAATATTACCATAGAAACGATTGTCAAAGCCACCTTCGACGGTGAGTATGCAGGCGACCGCAAACCCTCTTCGGAATCGCCCATGCATGGTGCCATCTATAAAAAGCACCCCGAAGCCGGAGCAGTGGTTCACACCCACTCCGATTACTGCGTTGCGGTATCGTGCCATGTGATGACCCTACCGGGCTTTCACTACCTCATGGGTGTGTTTGGCGGTAACGATGTGCCCTGTGTCCCTTATTCCACATTTGGCAGCCAATCGCTTGCCGAAGACGCATCCGAAGCGCTCTATGACCGCACCGCGTGTCTCCTCGGAAACCACGGCATGGTCTGCCACGGACCAACCTTAAAACGCGCTGTCAACCAGGCCCACCGTCTGGAAATCATGTGCCGACAATACGTGCTTTCCCGTCAGCTTGGCGAACCAAAATATCTGACCGATGACGATTGGTACGCGTTTCACAACAGAGGCGTGGAAAACCAATACGGCAAAAACGGTTAG
- a CDS encoding CHAD domain-containing protein — translation MITRCETYVLREPAGPDLIETLGIEYSKSLPEKEEIIQYYDTFDWRLYQKGLALIQTGNAVYLQRISDGAYPHDQIEMKQHLEGRFWWMFPEGEVRDTLRGALSVRALLLRAQVRQKVCEFGVLNADEKTVVRLFITHTSTENGRVATLTCRSVRGYERDFENLRCRFMKLDVAHVAEDVFERVMNLAGCVPGDYSSKLNLDLNHKASGREATCEILKYLHGVMRQNESGIRADWDTEFLHDFRVAIRRTRSALSQIKGVLPEDAVAHFKDEFRQLNRSTNRLRDLDVYLLDEETYRAMLPQSLQPGLDAVFSRLKSERRRALSDMVQVLDKPEYLDMMDSWGAFSQGEQSRGGKDSAVPAIALARKFIFKRFKRVLKRGQVIGDDTPDEALHDLRIDCKKLRYLLEFFASLFPKKKMDKLIGYMKKLQDNLGDFNDLSVQQQELMTYLNEVLPRSRRADRLLCAAAIGGLIARLHDQQQAVRREFAGAFAVYAKKKNVRLYRDLFG, via the coding sequence ATGATCACGCGCTGTGAAACTTATGTCTTACGCGAGCCTGCTGGTCCGGATCTAATAGAAACGCTTGGGATTGAATACAGTAAATCTCTGCCTGAGAAAGAGGAAATTATTCAGTATTACGATACGTTTGACTGGCGGTTGTATCAGAAGGGACTCGCGCTGATACAAACGGGAAATGCGGTGTATTTACAGCGAATTTCAGATGGTGCATACCCGCACGACCAGATCGAAATGAAACAACATCTGGAAGGCCGCTTCTGGTGGATGTTTCCAGAGGGCGAAGTGCGCGACACATTGCGGGGGGCGCTCTCTGTTCGGGCGCTGTTACTTCGGGCACAGGTGAGGCAGAAGGTTTGCGAATTTGGCGTTTTAAATGCAGATGAAAAGACAGTTGTTCGGTTGTTTATCACGCATACCAGTACAGAAAATGGACGCGTTGCGACTTTGACTTGCCGAAGCGTGCGGGGATATGAGCGCGATTTTGAGAATTTACGCTGTCGGTTTATGAAATTGGATGTTGCACATGTGGCTGAGGATGTATTTGAGCGCGTGATGAATCTCGCAGGGTGCGTGCCGGGCGATTATTCCTCAAAGCTGAATCTCGACTTGAATCACAAGGCGAGTGGGCGTGAAGCAACATGTGAGATTTTGAAATACCTGCACGGTGTGATGCGCCAAAATGAATCGGGCATTCGCGCAGATTGGGATACGGAATTTCTGCACGATTTTCGGGTGGCGATTCGGCGCACGCGGTCAGCGCTGAGTCAAATCAAAGGCGTTTTGCCCGAAGATGCTGTAGCACATTTTAAGGATGAGTTTCGGCAATTGAACAGATCGACCAATCGGTTGCGAGATCTGGACGTGTATTTGCTCGATGAAGAGACTTATCGCGCGATGTTGCCCCAATCTTTGCAACCCGGGCTGGATGCCGTGTTTTCGCGCTTAAAAAGCGAGCGCCGGCGTGCCCTTAGCGACATGGTGCAGGTCCTTGATAAACCCGAATATCTGGACATGATGGATTCATGGGGGGCTTTTTCCCAGGGCGAACAGTCTCGCGGGGGAAAGGACTCAGCTGTGCCTGCTATAGCCCTTGCGAGAAAATTTATTTTTAAACGCTTTAAGCGGGTGCTCAAAAGGGGGCAGGTGATTGGTGACGATACACCCGACGAGGCATTGCACGATTTGCGAATTGACTGCAAAAAATTGCGGTATTTGTTGGAATTTTTTGCCTCGCTTTTTCCGAAAAAAAAGATGGACAAACTCATCGGGTATATGAAAAAATTGCAGGATAATCTGGGAGATTTTAACGATTTATCGGTACAACAGCAGGAATTGATGACCTATTTAAACGAGGTGTTGCCCCGCAGCCGGCGTGCAGACCGCCTGCTTTGTGCCGCGGCTATTGGCGGACTTATTGCGCGATTGCACGACCAGCAGCAAGCTGTCAGGCGCGAATTTGCCGGTGCATTTGCCGTTTATGCGAAAAAGAAAAATGTTCGTTTGTACCGCGATTTATTTGGATAG